The following are encoded together in the Cynocephalus volans isolate mCynVol1 chromosome 4, mCynVol1.pri, whole genome shotgun sequence genome:
- the LOC134376885 gene encoding olfactory receptor 4C16-like, producing the protein MHLNNNVTKFILLGLTQDLVWKKIVFATFLLFYLGTLFGNLLIIVTIKTSQALQSPMYFFLFYLSLSETCFCTSTAPRMIVDALLRKTTISFTECMIQLFSSHFFGCLEIFILILMAVDHYVAICKPLHYMTIMSRQVCSMLVAMAWVGSCVHSLAQIFLALSLPFCGPNVIDHYFCDLQPLLRLACSDTYVINLLLVSNGGAICTVNFVMLMFSYVVILHSLRNHSAEGRRKALSTCISHINVVILFFGPCIFIYTRPATTFPMDKMIAVFYTIGTPLLNPLIYTLRNAEVKNAMRKLWSKKLISDDER; encoded by the coding sequence ATGCACCTGAATAATAATGTGACTAAGTTTATTCTGCTTGGGTTGACACAGGATCTGGTTTGGAAGAAAATAGTGTTTGCCACTTTCTTGCTTTTCTACTTGGGGACGTTGTTTGGCAACTTGCTGATTATTGTAACCATCAAGACCAGTCAGGCACTTCAGAgtcccatgtacttcttccttttctacttATCCTTATCTGAAACCTGCTTCTGTACTTCCACAGCCCCTAGAATGATTGTGGATGCCCTTTTGAGAAAGACCACTATTTCTTTCACAGAATGCATGATCCAACTCTTTTCATCCCATTTCTTTGGCTGCCTGGAAATCTTCATCCTTATACTCATGGCTGTTGACCactatgtggccatctgtaagccccTGCACTACATGACCATCATGAGCCGCCAGGTCTGTAGTATGTTGGTGGCCATGGCCTGGGTGGGCTCCTGTGTGCATTCTTTAGCTCAGATTTTTCTTGCCTTGAGTTTGCCTTTCTGTGGCCCCAATGTAATTGATCACTATTTCTGTGACTTGCAGCCCTTGTTGAGACTTGCCTGTTCAGACACTTATGTGATAAACCTACTCCTGGTGTCCAATGGTGGTGCCATTTGCACAGTGAATTTTGTCATGCTGATGTTCTCCTATGTTGTTATCTTGCATTCCCTGAGGAACCACAGTGCTGAAGGGAGGAGGAAAGCCCTGTCCACCTGCATCTCCCACATCAACGTGGTCATCTTGTTCTTTGGTCcatgcatatttatatacacacgtCCTGCAACCACCTTTCCCATGGATAAGATGATAGCTGTGTTTTATACAATTGGGACACCTTTGCTCAACCCTCTGATTTATACACTGAGGAATGCAGAAGTGAAAAATGCCATGAGGAAGTTATGGAGCAAGAAATTGATCTCAGATGATGAAAGATGA